From one Hirundo rustica isolate bHirRus1 chromosome 8, bHirRus1.pri.v3, whole genome shotgun sequence genomic stretch:
- the LOC131378588 gene encoding uncharacterized protein LOC131378588, translated as MVRLCTHHQKQFIRVLNDIYTEVQPDSDGQQLSESESMEASTCGSGCSQRSTENQDKGATCTESKLPSILDPGQSGADGPLHVTGQAPKQPVELKSLDRAENSSPALRRDFCELPISRLRSASPKDSPTQGYLSTLNSSSLNFHHTAKSLEGQQAAGHEQEAGIRKCEDNKEQLADKTLMDGYISVKVANVNSSEDGLDSCLGSQKSSFRALPEESWDPGFAVTPPRRADKENTLQCGSKASLHQDLDAKEQDVRPKQENHLHATAKGKAGCHLHPADKGTLDKSKEGWLPTGATPAAHRTPGGHPRAKAASLRPSRKSKKASGLRVNDYDNQCDVVYISQPITECHFETQRLVSSRRTARKSTRGYFFNGECCELPTVRTLVKSSRAEERASSPALRTETLVSAKPPLVLSVEGSAGAGWEGEKRVSLRLLAKVAPISQETKERAELGSMQLRDTRASRSREAAVAMPFFSLSAPPSPQKEDSLASSPPPGSPPAEGGEITLGGTVTWEAGSSLGSSGDGSSSRQAADITAFPVSNAHDEEEGCPGSDIKTIPDLPASPEPKSSSQPSAAADTTPLPCDGAREPVQLPGSGDAELCGQCLAEPSPCSPGLQAPEEPPATMDRESPLEPPATLQCGDVNKSIDAKPETESLVVVGDSPLEQEDAVLVSTPLTKILEVETMQNNSTAGEKEPVEGEMPPDPNSSDSVSSKDSLDKKRKKGRRALVASDRCLRSQQSQSPAGGSAEDSGSSSSVQLPCLQIKLSKSPGAKRFKSEVQLDEAASMHFPNDCFPNVLLKTSEGPGIGQAPESITQQQTGRENGVTTRQTYKSILAKETAAEGENSSKDESSAKSSQSQAGEMLEVSIPADSEKQNILDLPPENSVPANDAEQMDVKPVNASAKDKESCDSARDLGKPVNYELVTNLPPCPSSRGGSKHLPAKTAKHKKVALQFYNLRHAPSPVESAKKNTPGKESMQAIPKRRDGHSSGNDDCPTLEDIDMADSKPKFMEWCAEEENQELIAEFNTQYMKIQKGWIQLEKEVQPTPKVKNKADRLKEIWKSKKRTRKSRGSLEVQKLSPVQMLFMKAFKLSDICQWFLETTETRSLVIVKKLNTRLPGEIPPMKVPMQKYSSSSLYPSSLQAERLKKHLKKFAATTPARNNLKNQKLWAKIRENADKAEAEEATIPSQTSPTDASTKELSEDKTIQPALSFPTQASTRILRKYSNLRGKLRAQQRIVKAEKRSDGPGDHLILESKQSQKSVCINPLMSPKLALQIKAAAFPSKSPSVDGTGKGRKGKSRSQEDPLPKVDLQLSKKKKMLKESGSTQERSSSSTKDKLPAKKASKIKHSEVSAKSPATRKQTAMERSNKLARKMSLKEKRVPKKQLEKMRLPVRKGKENTSRRAVLPPSHEELSKSPKQKPLGESSTRSQKMANKKHSSGKTLTRSMKKMQENSVSQGKRKLRAKVDCSHSKRSRLDPK; from the coding sequence ATGGTCAGACTGTGTACACATCACCAGAAGCAGTTCATTCGTGTGCTAAACGACATATACACTGAAGTACAACCAGACTCTGACGGCCAGCAGTTATCTGAATCTGAGAGCATGGAGGCCTCTACTTGTGGCTCTGGTTGTAGCCAACGAAGCACTGAAAATCAGGATAAGGGTGCTACTTGTACTGAATCAAAGCTCCCTTCTATATTGGACCCAGGACAGTCAGGGGCCGATGGCCCCCTGCATGTTACGGGACAAGCCCCGAAGCAGCCAGTGGAACTGAAGTCTCTGGACAGAGCAGAGAACTCCAGTCCCGCTTTGAGAAGGGACTTCTGCGAGCTCCCCATCTCCAGGCTTCGGTCTGCAAGTCCAAAGGATAGCCCCACCCAAGGATACCTCAGCACGTTGAACTCTTCCTCTTTGAATTTCCATCATACTGCAAAGAGCCTGGAAGGGCAGCAAGCTGCTGGACATGAACAAGAAGCCGGTATCAGGAAGTGTGAGGATAATAAGGAGCAGTTAGCAGATAAGACTCTCATGGATGGTTATATCTCAGTCAAAGTGGCAAATGTGAATAGCAGCGAGGACGGCTTAGACAGCTGTCTGGGATCCCAAAAGAGCTCTTTCAGGGCTCTCCCAGAGGAGTCCTGGGATCCTGGCTTTGCAGTGACCCCGCCTCGCAGAGCCGACAAAGAGAACACTTTGCAATGCGGCTCGAAAGCATCTTTGCACCAGGACTTGGACGCGAAAGAACAAGATGTGAGACCAAAGCAAGAAAACCACCTGCATGCCACGGCCAAGGGCAAGGCAGGCTGCCACCTGCACCCAGCTGACAAGGGCACGCTCGACAAGTCCAAAGAGGGCTGGCTGCCCACCGGCGCCACGCCGGCCGCACACCGGACCCCCGGCGGGCACCCCCGCGCCAAGGCAGCCTCCCTCAGGCCCTCTCGGAAGAGCAAGAAGGCGTCGGGGCTGAGGGTCAATGACTACGACAACCAGTGCGATGTGGTGTACATCAGCCAGCCCATCACCGAGTGCCATTTCGAGACCCAGCGGCTGGTGTCGTCCCGCAGGACGGCCAGGAAGAGCACCCGCGGGTACTTCTTCAACGGGGAGTGCTGCGAGCTGCCGACTGTCCGCACGCTGGTTAAGAGCTCCCGGGCGGAGGAGAGGGCGAGCAGCCCGGCGCTGCGAACAGAGACCCTCGTAAGTGCGAAGCCACCCCTGGTGCTCTCGGTGGAGGGGtctgcaggggcaggatggGAGGGTGAGAAGAGGGTTTCCCTGAGGCTCCTGGCTAAAGTGGCACCAATCAGCCAAGAAACgaaagagagagctgagctgggctccaTGCAGCTCCGGGATACCCGAGCATCGCGATCAAGGGAAGCTGCTGTGGCCATGCCgttcttctccctctctgctccaccCAGCCCCCAGAAAGAGGACAGCTTGGCCAGCTCACCGCCACCTGGCTCCCCTCCTGCTGAAGGAGGGGAGATAACATTAGGAGGCACTGTCACCTGGGAGGCTGGCAGTAGCCTGGGCTCCTCtggggatggcagcagcagcaggcaggctgCTGATATTACTGCTTTTCCAGTCTCAAATGCACATGATGAGGAGGAAGGTTGTCCAGGCTCTGACATAAAAACTATTCCAGACCttcctgccagcccagagccaaaGTCCTCCTCACAGCCCTCTGCCGCTGCAGACACAACACCTCTGCCCTGTGATGGTGCCAGGGAACCTGTCCAGCTTCCAGGCTCAGGGGATGCTGAGCTCTGTGGGCAGTGTCTGGCAGAGCCCTCCCCATGCTCTCCAGGCTTGCAGGCTCCTGAGGAGCCCCCTGCTACCATGGATAGGGAGAGCCCCCTGGAGCCCCCTGCCACTTTGCAGTGTGGGGATGTGAACAAAAGCATTGATGCTAAACCAGAAACCGAATCATTGGTTGTGGTGGGTGACAGCCCTCTTGAGCAAGAGGATGCTGTCCTCGTCAGCACACCTCTCACCAAAATTTTAGAAGTGGAGACGATGCAGAATAACAGCACAGCAGGTGAAAAAGAGCCCGTTGAAGGGGAAATGCCACCCGACCCAAACAGCTcagactctgtctcttccaaagacAGTCTAGACAAGAAGCGAAAGAAAGGCAGGAGAGCACTAGTGGCATCCGACCGGTGTCTCCGAAGCCAACAATCCCAGTCACCTGCCGGGGGCAGTGCTGAGGACTCTGGTTCTTCCAGCTCCGTGCAGCTTCCTTGCCTTCAGATCAAACTCTCCAAGAGCCCTGGCGCTAAGCGGTTCAAGAGCGAAGTGCAGCTGGATGAGGCAGCATCCATGCACTTCCCAAATGACTGCTTCCCCAATGTGCTGCTCAAAACCAGCGAAGGGCCAGGCATTGGCCAGGCTCCAGAGAGCATCACTCAGCAGCAGACAGGCAGGGAGAATGGTGTCACTACCAGACAAACCTATAAAAGCATCTTAgcaaaagagactgctgcagagggagaaaattCCTCTAAAGATGAGTCCTCTGCTAAAAGCAGCCAAAGTCAAGCGGGTGAGATGCTGGAAGTCAGCATCCCAGCTGATTCTGAGAAGCAGAACATTCTAGACCTCCCTCCAGAGAACAGTGTTCCTGCAAATGATGCTGAGCAAATGGATGTGAAACCAGTCAATGCCAGTGCAAAGGACAAGGAGAGCTGTGACAGTGCCAGGGATCTGGGGAAGCCAGTGAACTACGAGCTGGTGACCAATTTGCCTCCgtgtcccagcagcagaggtggaagCAAGCATCTTCCAGCAAAAACGGCAAAGCACAAAAAGGTTGCTCTGCAGTTTTATAACTTACGACATGCACCCTCACCTGTAGAAAGTGCAAAAAAGAACACACCAGGGAAGGAGTCTATGCAAGCAATCCCCAAAAGGAGGGATGGACACAGTTCAGGGAATGATGACTGCCCAACGCTGGAGGATATAGACATGGCTGACAGCAAACCAAAGTTCATGGAGTGGTGTGCTGAAGAGGAGAACCAGGAGCTCATTGCTGAATTCAACACTCAATACATGAAAATCCAGAAGGGCTGGattcagctggagaaggaggtCCAGCCAACCCCTAAGGTAAAGAACAAAGCTGACAGACTGAAAGAGAtttggaaaagcaagaaaagaacaCGGAAAAGCAGAGGCTCGCTGGAAGTGCAGAAGCTTTCTCCTGTGCAGATGCTGTTTATGAAGGCCTTTAAGCTGTCTGACATATGCCAGTGGTTTCTGGAGACTACTGAAACCAGGTCTCTAGTGATTGTGAAGAAACTCAACACCCGTCTCCCAGGGGAGATCCCCCCCATGAAAGTCCCCATGCAGAAATATTCTTCCTCTAGTCTCTACCCCAGCTCACTACAAGCTGAACGTTTGAAAAAACATCTCAAGAAGTTCGCTGCTACTACCCCGGCTCGGAATAACCTGAAGAATCAAAAGCTTTGGGCCAAAATTCGTGAGAATGCTGATAAAGCAGAGGCTGAAGAAGCCACCATTCCCAGCCAGACATCTCCTACTGATGCCAGCACCAAGGAGCTCAGTGAAGACAAAACCATCCAGCCTGCCCTCAGCTTTCCCACGCAGGCCAGCACCAGGATCCTGCGCAAGTACTCCAATCTTCGGGGCAAGCTGCGAGCTCAGCAGCGCATAGTGAAGGCAGAGAAGCGGAGTGACGGCCCAGGGGACCATCTGATCCTGGAGAGCAAGCAGAGCCAGAAGAGTGTGTGCATCAACCCACTGATGTCTCCAAAGTTGGCCTTGCAGATCAAAGCAGCTGCCTTTCCTTCTAAATCTCCCTCAGTGGATGGAACAGGGAAGGGGCGGAAGGGGAAGAGCAGGTCCCAAGAAGATCCCTTGCCCAAAGTCGACCTCCAGCTcagcaagaagaagaagatgcTGAAGGAGAGCGGGAGCACCCAGGAGCGATCCAGCTCCTCCACCAAGGACAAGCTGCCTGCCAAGAAGGctagtaaaataaaacattcgGAGGTCAGCGCGAAATCTCCCGCCACCCGAAAGCAGACTGCCATGGAGAGGAGCAATAAACTGGCCaggaaaatgtctttgaaaGAGAAGAGAGTCCCGaagaagcagctggagaagaTGCGGCTCCCCGTGCGGAAGGGCAAGGAGAACACGAGCAGACGGGCCGTGCTGCCTCCCAGTCACGAGGAGCTGTCCAAGTCCCCAAAGCAGAAGCCCCTGGGGGAGTCCTCCACGCGATCACAGAAGATGGCCAACAAGAAGCACAGCAGTGGGAAGACCCTGACAAGGTCCATGAAGAAGATGCAGGAGAACAGTGTGTCTCAGGGCAAGAGGAAGCTGAGGGCAAAAGTGGACTGTTCGCACAGCAAACGCTCACGACTGGACCCGAAATAG